In Micropterus dolomieu isolate WLL.071019.BEF.003 ecotype Adirondacks linkage group LG01, ASM2129224v1, whole genome shotgun sequence, the sequence taaaaaatattaacactATATACATACAGGTACCACTTAtaagtgtattaaaaaaatataatttcaaaattaattgtttgttttagaaACAAGCCAGGACTGAAGGTTAACGCTGCACACAACTGAGAGATTGTGTGAGGGAGTATTGCTTACTTACAACAGGACTTCAGAGACAATGGAGTTGACGTCAAACACGGTGTCCAAATCAAAACCCAAGAACTCCTTACCACTCCTGACAGAAAGACATAGACAGTGTGACAGCTAAGGGGTCGTTAGTTGTTATTATACAATCCTTCATGCCTTTGACAGAGTTATATGGTTATGTGCTTGTGAAGCCTTCATGTCCGCACAACCTACCTGAACAGAAAAGCTGTGTGCAGCATCCTTTCCTCTGTGCAGTATGTATGAACCAGCTCTTTATTACAGTTGAccttaacagaaaaaaacaaacaatatgtacTGATCTGCCACTGCTCTGTGCATTAGCTCCCTCATATCTGTGTCCAAGTTAATAAAAACTTGAGAATTTGATTTCTACGACAGGTGGAGCACAAAGCACTGCGAGGACTGTAGTTACCTTGCCAACCAATACCCCATAATCCTGCAGGGCGTCAGCAGACTTCTCCAGCTCcagcaagaagagagagacGGTTGGAGAGACTGGAGACGGAGAGAAATACTTTTATCTTTGATTAAAGGAGTTAAAAAGCTTTGCTACTATCTGCTGTGTTGCACTTTGACAAGTCACTGGTCAATCACCATATGAACGGCTCTGATATTTGGGGATTTAAGAAACTGAAGTTAATGTAACTCCTGTGCTCAATTTGAGCTACTCTTTATGTAAACTACTTGAAAAGATGCTCATGTGTAATGGTCAGATATGGTAACTGAGATCAGATCAGTCATTAACCACAGGTTTGATTTTTAACtttagtgttttgtatttaGAAAACTTGCCAAGTGGGATGAAAAAGCAGGACAGATAATTACTGCAAATACTATTAGCAGGTAGTAAAAAGGCAATAACCAGGACATGGCTGAAATAGGAGTCTCCAACACTTCTTGAATGGATAGAAATAGTCCaggaaatctaaaaaaaaaaaaatggaaatcttCCTTGAATGTTAATTGATTGTAATGTTGTATATCTGTTTGGAGaacttttttctatttctttctgtACTAAGACCGATACCCTGGACTCTAAAAGGACTAAAGGAccataaaatacagtttaaaaaaagaaaagatgctAATTTAAGATACTATATCATCACAAATGTATTGCATTATCTATTGTATTACTGCAAAAATACAGTTCTATATACACATTTGGAAAAGGTTGCGTTGTTTACTTGTACGACAGAGTAAGCAGCCTACCTTGATGCTCGAAATAGATAAACATCATCTTCCCAGAATGCAGTTTCTCGTAGAAGTCTGCAGCTGTGTATTCAATTAGGTCTGATGTGTTGGCCTTCTCTGTGCATCCTCCCGTCCTGACCCACAGCAGGAAAACAGCAATACACATCCACATCATGGAGAACAGGCTCTGTTATGCTCTCTGTGGGGGTGAGGGAATAAGACATCATGAGAGAGAAAAACTATGTTGTCTGTGCGGTAATGTTTAGAAGACAAACTTTATGAAAATGATACTCATAAGACTGGATGACACagaagtagggctgcaactaacaattattttcactgtCAACTGATCTGTCGAATTAGTTTTTtggtcaataaaatgtaaatctgtgtttcccaaagcccaagatgatgtcCTTGTCCataacccaaatatattcagtttactgtcatagagcgGTAGgcaaaccagaaaatattcacatttaagaagctggaatcagaggaTAATTACTCAGACCGATTAAATGAATGTCAACATAgctgattaatttaatagttgacaactaatcgattaaccTTTATTTCATTCctgtatttgaaaatgtttgtttgcaaGCTGCCCAGTCACACTGTTACATTTCTATACATGTAACAGCACTGTCCCATTACTTCAGTGTTACTCATATGGATCCCAAACAAACCAAGGAAAGGTTATAATAGGAACACAATATGATTATTTCAAATGACCCGCACTATGTTATATATAATTACTTCATATTTGTTGGAACTGATAAGGTACACATCGGTTACAACAAGAAGCAAGCAGTGACAACAAAGATACTAGCAGTGTTACCTGAGAAAGTCGAGGTTAGGGTTCAACTTTTGTCTTCCCAAGTGGCACAAACGTCACAGCCCACAGTTAAAACTGTGGTCACTGGAGACGAAGACATTTTGACGCCaattataaaaagtaaaaacactttACTTTATTTAGAAATGTGGGTTACTGCTAGCTACTTCATTAGCTAGGCTTGTAAACTGCCTGCTGATGTTTTTTTCATCCATGGCTTTACATGAACAGCCAACGTTAACACTTGTGCATTTAGAAGATACATGTCCGCATATGTATGTGGGAGAGGTTACAGCAGGCCACGGACAAAGCAAGTTTACAAGATTATTTTACGCCAAGCTGTGAGTGAAATTTGAAGAATGTTTCTCAGAAGAATAAGGCTCCATCTTTCGGTGAAGTGTCAAGCTAACAGAGTTAAAAAGTTACTTCCTGTTACGTAAGTTAAAGTAAAACCCTTGACAAATTTGTTGCAAAGTTTTTGAGTAGTCCATACAACTTAAAATGAACAAGAAAATGATCATGAAGGCATCCACAGTTGATTAAAATacatctttttgcatttgtTCTTTTCGTTCCCAAACGATTCTGTTCAGTGCGCACCAACGTTtaacgcttttattttgaaagcgaCGTCACTTTTCTGGCAAATGTCGTTTGTCGCTCAGTAACTTTACGTAATCAAATTACTGTTGATGCCACTTTCTCAGCGAGACGCCCACGTGCTTCTTTGAGCCAATGGGTTTAGGGGACGGTTTGACTTGAACAAATGAACCAATCAAAAGCAAGCAAAGGGCGGGTACTGCCGCGGCTGACATCATCATAAACCAATTAAGTAAGAAGACTGTGGAGGTTGGGCGGCAAGATTAGCCAATGAAGCGGCGCTCTGGGGAAGTGGGCGTGAAGACGTGCTTCACTTGGGAGATTTAGCCCGGAAACTGGCGAGAATCTGTGGCTCCACGGTCAGCTGTTTCCCAGGAAAATCAGCCTAGTGTTGAGCCAAGATGGCGACTGCTGTAGCGCTAGTTTCTCTTTCAATTGAGAGCAAGGGGGCGGGTCAAAAACTGCATCACAGCTGATCTGGAGGTCCCCCCCCCCTTAAGTTGTTTTTTGCAGAGAACAGCTTTGCAGAGATTCACAGAGGGACCTCtctcttgtttgttttctctctgtcttgttatttttaacctagcgcttttaaaaaaaaaaaatagacccCAATTTTTCTCAACCCAGTATCGGATTTAAACCCCAGCGCATTTTCATTATGCCACTTCTTTTCAGAATAAACTGCTTTTATCGCAATTTGTCACCAGAGTACCTTCGTCTTTTTGTCGCCCACGGCGAATTTAGCCCAGATCTGACCCAGGTTTAGTGTTTTTGCCTTCACAGCATCCCATGTGTTAGTGCGAGCCGTCAGTGGATATGTTTTCGGCAGGAGAGGAGGTTAATTCCCATTTGTTTACCTCACTGAGGGAGTCCCATGGAGCTGCAATCTCCCCAACACTGGAGCTCAGTCTAACTACCATCTACACCGTCCTCTACtctttcctgtttgttttcgTTTACCTGCAGCTCTGGCTCATTTTGCACTACGGACACAAGCGCTTCAGCTACcagagtgtgtttttgttcctgTGTTTGCTGTGGGCAGCGCTGAGGACGACCCTCTTctctttttactttaaaaatgtggtGCAGGCCAACCAGCTGCAGCCTCTGGCCTACTGGCTGCTCTACTGCTGCCCCGTCTGCCTGCAGTTCTTCACACTTTGCCTACTCAACCTCTACTTCATACAGGTAGGACTGCACTGTGAGTGTGGGAAGGGGGACAGGaggtgtgagtgtttgtgtgaccTGATTTCATAAAACAGCTGACATTGCAATTGTGTGTTGCACGTCACATTTAACACACAGTTTAACTTTCACACAAGCAAATGGCGCTTTTATTATCttctactgtatttttattgaCTCCTTTGGAGGATTCCTATTATTCTAGGGCCTTCAATTCCTGGTGCCAAGATCACCCAATGGACAAAAAGCTCTGATTACCTAACTCTGGCACCCATGTGGACAACAATTAATCATGGTCATGTTGATTTTGACACAATGAACTTGCAGTAGACAAACATCAGTTGTCATTTTAGCAAAGTATAAGACCAGCTTTTATAAAACTACAGCTCCTGTGAGGCTTTTGACAGTGCTAGAGCTGGGACAATTAGTTgcttaatattaaataatatattgaaATCActgttaatttattaaatttttgtaGTTCTTAAGCACAAAAAtaccacaaagacaaaaatcacTATTTCCAGCTACACAAATGTGAACTTCCTTTACCGTAAACTGAACACCATTTGGTTTAGGACTGTTCTCgggcaaaacaagcaatttgaagacgtcaTATTAGGCTTTGGGAACATTTTATAGACAGAACAATTCATTGattcattaaaaacatatttacatacatatagCAGAGCAGATTAATTGTCATTGAAAAGAATTGGTAATCGCAGCCATTAAATAGaaaatttattataatttttggGTGGGTGTATTCATTTAAATAAGGATGAGGCCTCTGTCTCTAAGCAATGTGGTTTATCTAGAAATAACACATCACCATAAAGGAATACTTTttgagactccaggaagttgcACCCAGCTGAGAAATAGCCCCCCCTGTCATAGCCCCCTGTAAAacgtgttgtttttacagtttggaTTTGTTCAAAAGAAACAAGATACAGCACGTTAGTTGAAGAGCTTTAGAGGCACTGGTAAgataggctagctgtttctagtctttatgctaagctaaattaAGTGTCTCCTGGCTGTGGCTTCATACTTCATGGATAGACATGTGAGTGCTATCTTCTTGTCTAACTCTTTGTAAGAAGGCAACTAAGCGAATTTCCCAAACTACTGAAGTATTTCTTTAAGCCTGTCAAAATGCAGTATTGGGTGGTGGCCATTGCCTTACTGTCAAGACTTGTCTATTTCCCTAGCAACTTCACTTTTTGGTTAAGTGGGGTTTCTGTAACAGCCAATGCTTCTTCTTCCTCAAATGAGGAAATGTGGTCACTATCAGCCCACATGCTCCATAGCAAGTGCGGGTTGAGTGACCtgaagcagttttttttttaaggttggTTTGAAAGCTCTGCAAATTGACACAGTTCATGTCCCGGGGTGAGCGATGTTAAGATCTCCCTTTAAAACCCTGTGTTACATTAAGTCCCAGCCTccagtgatgtgtttttattcaatAAGTCAAGGCAAGACTCAAGCAAATGGCGTGTATAAAACAGGAAGAGAGGGACACAGTGGGTCAGTCACAGTTGTTTCACACCTGCCCACTCCAAATATCAAAGacctgtttgtttctctctcaggAAACACCTACACGCCTGGGGACTTTTGGTTGGTGGCACCACCACAGTTCAATCACTGCTCCaaaaggaaaacacagaatGTGTCTCGGTCACGGGGTTAGTTGAGTAGAAAGGAAGTTTGTCTGACTGGCTAAGTTGAGATCAGGTAAATGAAGCCAATGGTGTCATATGACTGCTGAATAAACATTGTATCCCATTAGCTGATCTGTGACCAGTTACAGGATCCAAACTACGCTCCCTTGGCAGCAGAGGTTTCCACCATTACcagaaaaattgtgtttttccaTATATGCTAAACCTGTCATTATAGGTTTAAAATATGCATCTATATATGTTGGGAAAATCATGTGACTGGCCAGCTCAGTGAACAAACTTTTCCTACTTGTGGTTTCACATCTAGCCGGGTCAGAGCTGAGTAACACAGTATGTCAGATTCATATTTTCTCCCAGTAGAAACTTTGACCATCCGGCTGCAGTGCTGTTGTTCCTGACCCATCCGGCAAACAGTGCCGGGTGTAATGCCCTACACATTGTTGGTGTTACTTTCTTAATCACGAGTACTTAAACAAACTGTTTTACAGTCTTAGTAATATTAAAGATATCAATCAAAAAAAGGATGTCCCCTAATTAAAGTCGGAATAACAgtaaagcagctataatcaatcattttatattaacaatgagTCAAATGACTACATCTAAGTGATTTGtagtgacaaacacacagagaatatCACCCAACTCACCCAAAATGTCCTCTCAATTCtacagagcattttagcatctttcaggtcattgttttggttttcggCCCAGTAAATTCAATGTTCTGCTTCTCTCCCACAGCTCTCATCAGTGTAGTTTACCGATAAAGCCACTAGCTCTACcagcccagcaccaaacagcagacaggcaAAGTTAACATCTAGCAAGTGAACATAATGGAGTATTTAGCAGGTGAAGAACAAGATATTTGACACTAAATACTCAATCCCAGGCTGCAATGGTACTGTTTTGACCACATTTTGAGACCCCGTAAAATTCATCATTGTGGGACGGCGTGACCTTGACAGGGTCAACTGGTTGGTTGTGTTTAAAGGGGACACAAGGCAAAAAGGTCGGGAACCACTGTCTTATAATTCAGTTATGAGATTGCactgcattttaatttattcaggGGTAACTAGATGTGCCCTCACTGACGGATCAAAGTTGACATTAGGGCTGCAGATAATGATTCAAATTGCTTTGCCTATCTGCAGCCCAAACCACAAATATATTCACTTTACTACCATATATGGCTAGTAATGCATCTGATTCCCACACTTGTGATGCTGGAACCAAACAATCTTTGGCATTTTtcttgaaaaatgactaaaatgatTATTCAGTTATTAAAATAGCTGCTGATTAATCATCTGTAGGTCAACCAATTGATTTACAGACTAATCTTTTCAGCTCTAGCTGACATGATATACATGTATTTAAAGTCCATAAAGCAGTAAAAGGCATGAAAACAGGAGAGCTTGCCTAGACTGCTTAAACACAAGCACAGAAAATCAGTTTTTGAGCAACGTTATAACTGAGGATGATTCATAAGTTGTTCAAACAATGTCACAACCCAGTTCCTGTATTATCGCCTTACTGCTGAACAGGGCTTTTTAATGGTGAACTCACTGAAGGTAATAAATGGCGTGATAGAACATCATGCCAGCGTGGCACAGTCTGACGCCTGACACGTGTGGAAATATGTGTGTAGTGTGTTTTTTGATGAGTCAGGCCTGAGTCCTGACCAGTGATTTACTTCCCCCTTATTACACTTTAGCTCTTACTTACTAGAGGAAAATGGATAATGGTAATAATCAGatgaaaaaacattaatttcacCACTGGGGAATCTCACTCTGTACTTGAAGAGACAATATTGATTAAGCTACATTTTCTATAGGTTTCTGAAGGTACATAAAGCATGTAATCCAGCAGTGTTCTGTTGACTTGTTGCTTCATTTCTTGGTTACAAATTACCTCCTTCTGGCCTACATTCTCACGCAAAAggctgagtgtttgtgtgtgtgtgtgttttagtaaaTGTTGACATAAGCAATTTTGGCCATGGCACCTATCATAATATCAGAAATtaatcattatcatcattaatcAGAGTCTGACTTATTAAActacattttggttttaaaaaaatgtcaaaagaatTTCCAGGAAGTAGGTGAACTAGATCATTGAAGGCCAGTGTCCCGGGTTTTGTATACTTAAATTGGactgtttgatgttttttaagGTCACTACTGATAACATGTTGGCAGCAAGGCAACTCATAGAGAATATGTAGTTTGACTATTTATTTGACCATTTTCGTACCAACCAAGCAATACAAGTACAGGAGAGTTTTGAGGAGATAAAAGGTGCAGATCAGATGTGTTTTAGTACTGTGACTTTCTGATATTTGTCTTTGGATTTTCTGTTAATGAAGTTTGATCTCTCTTTAGGTTTGGCTCTTTTCATTGTCTGTCTGGCCGAGTTgccttaatagaaaaattaagtgctaatttgattgtgattcaaatgaatcaaatcaaacttttattattattattgttttattgcctagTAAAGGTGGGTCAACTTCGATGTTGAGCGGTATGGTCCTGTTTCTTTAACATCACTGCTTACAAATAGCTGACTGTCATTGTCTTGTGAAATTACGCTGTCCGCATTTCCAGTCAATTCAAGTCAAACAGCCCGACCCACCACCTCAGGTGGGggcaggtttgtgtgtgtgtgtgtgtgtgtgtgtgtatcatgtgTGTGATgatatttctttttatacttttctttgtttaggTGATGTTTAAGGCTAAAGCCAAATATTCACCAGAGCTCACCAAATACAAGTAAGTCTGTCCTGTAACTTTGTTGGTTCATATGTCACTTGCAGGTTTTCCAATATTTTGCCTTTGCCTTGACTGTTGGACATTATACTAAAATGAACTGTCGATATCTCCATCTAATGACATGCAATAATCTTCCTCCATGTTGGTTAAAGACAGAAATTCTCGTTCCTCTCCACAACCacattctctccctctttcttttcctttcttctctctcacacacacagttggtTTGCAGCTTCAACACCATGAATGTTAATGAGTTGTTGTTTATGAATGATGTCACCTTTTTTGGCTCTTACTGTCTGCAtattcctctgtctttctctatcCAGGGTTCCTCTGCGTTTGCTCTTCCTGTGTCTCAGTATATTTTTCCTGGTGGTAAATTTAACTTGTGCATTGTTTGTACAAGGAGCTCTGGAGCACTCTGATTCACCgaggtaaacaaaaaaaataccatTTAAGACAAAATTTTCTCCATTCATAATAATGTCGCATTTAGCTCCATGGAACGTTCTTTTTTACTACTTGATTGTAAAAAGTTAGCAACCTTTATGTCTCCAGTGATGGGGGTATCAGACATGCAGTCCTGGCCCGGGTCTTGATCAACGACAGTCTCTTTGTCCTGTGTGCTGTTTCTCTGGCTGTCTGCATCTTTAAGATTGCCAAGATGTCCTCTGCCAACGTTTACCTTGAATCCAAGGTAGGAATAAATGCATGCAAAATTTGTTAACATCTGTTAAAAACGTGTCAGTATTCCACAAATTAAGGTAAGCTATTGAAAAAATTTACCATTTTGGTAACATTCCCGAAACTCTTgctgtacatttacattacagaaGCTTATATATGGACATTTTCAGTATTTAGAAATTACAGACTTCCTCGAATAAAATGACTGTTTAGAGTTAAACTTGTTTGTGGAACATCCtcacatttcttcattttttattacatGCTACACTTTAAAGGGTTGTGCAattaatcacattttgttttcaataaCACCTTTTGCTTTTAACGATtatgaaaaaaatgatttagacaaaaaaacaattggTCTCAATGATGTTCTCGTTTTGTCCTCTGTTATAAACCTCTCTCCTTTACAGCAGTGGCTCTCGCCCCTCCCTAGAAGCCCAAACTTGctctcagccaggctgtggCATGTTTAGTTCAGCTCAAGTCAAGATGGCCGGTGGTTATAACTGCTATAACTTGTtagtcaccattattagcttaaGCAATGAAAACGTCTCGGTTTGGGAGAGGGATGCACGACAAAAACAATCTCATTACTACAAAGTCTGCTGCTTGTCTACCAGCCTTACGTGCGCACGGTTCGAGAGGAGCTGACTGAAATTACTCAGGGGAATAAATTGGCCTACAAAATCATAGatttctgtatatttttcaCTTTCCTCCTTGATGGTCTGAATAACTCACTAGATCGATTGCTAGTGTCCTAGAAATAAAGTCACTGAGGGTCCGAAAATTGTAGGCTGCGGATCAATCCACTGTGAGgcataatctttcaaaacttagtcactgcatctcctgacCATGGTTAAATTGCAGTGTTATGTAACGAATCAAGTTGTCGTCACCCCTGGGCGGCCCATCTGTGCCCCTACGCAGTCAGCCTAAGCAAGCACTGGGTTGCTATCATTCTCTTGCCCTCTAAGATGCTGTTTAAATTCAATAATGTTGGATTACTacttcttatttcatgggctatttgaGTGATGAGTAATTTAGTTGAGAAAATCTCAATATTGGCTAAAATAAACGAGATCTTGATTTTTGCCATAATTGAGCAGCACTAATACTTTGCAGACATTTGTAATCTCTACCTAGCTAAATGACACATATAATTCCAGTCCAGTAATGGCAGCTAGTGCACATCTCACTATGACAAACAAGCAGATTAATTAAACCACACAGGAAGAGTGccttttcaaaaaataaaaataggaatCCCTGATCCACTAGGCCTACTCAAAATAAATTCACCCAAAGTCGTGAACAAACATGCCCTCAACAGGCCTCAGTCTTTCAGGCCAATACCCGACTGATACATGAGCGTGAGCCTGTAATAAGCACAGTACCTCTTCCTCCAGGGAACATCGGTGTGCCAAGCCACAGCCATAGGAGCCGTGGTGATTTTGCTCTACACATCCCGGGCCTGTTATAACCTGGTGGTGGTGGCCCTCTCACCGCAGGATAGACCCAGTCCCTTCAACTACGGCTGGTACAGCGTTTCTGATCAGGTATGGTAGCAAGTGCGTTCAGTTATAGATAGGAAATAAGCTTTTATTTGGCCAGAAACCAAATGCCAGGTGTgtgagtttatgtgtgtgtgggcaatCAATTATAGGAGATGTAGGAAAGCAACGCTTAGTGGGGTAAAGGGCTTTGTTTGGCTATAAATAACcccatgtgtctgtgtgtcctgaCCTACATCGGGGCTCAAGCCTTGAGACGGACAGCCCATTTTAAAGGGTTTCATcgttggtgtttgtgtgtatgtattacACCAATGGACACCaactgtgtggatgtgtgggGGGCATAATCTGGCTTTACAAATTATTCTGTATACCAGCTGTCAACAAGTCAACATTATTCTGTCCTGAGCATGTGTTTCTATGCTTACCAAGCATTTTACccatatttatgtatatatattacatatagTAACTTGGTATACATCACAGGTGAAATACACATACACTTTATTTGAATCCTTaaatagttgttttttaaaattgtaataaTTATCTGTTTGTTCtgcatttgatttttttaatatttagtatataataatctaataataatttAGATTAGAATATAACATAATGTTTGAAAGTATTCAGGTGTAGGCCACTGTTAGAAGAGTTacaggaatagtttgacattttaggaaatatgaAATTTGCTTGTCATCATAGTATTTGTCATGACATCCAATTCTTTTTTTGCCTAGCAATTgttagtcgctttggataaaagcatcagctaaatgagtaaatgtcttcagaatcgcataccccacctttaaacaaaaatgtatttgcaaGATGAGGTTTTATGGTATTTTGAATGCTTCAAATATTTCATAGTGAGTATGCATCCAGAGGGAAATAGTTTTACCGCATGtaattacacaaaaacacaaaacctttttacattttgtgttggtttgtgtacagatgaaacacacaagataaaatgtgtttttagtgaGCTAAACAGGTGTTGTTagacatattttttaaatttttgaaaAGGcagattttgtccccaccactttttttaaagcataatttgtaaCAAAAAACGTTCGGAAATATAACTtgtatctaaaaaaaaaaaaaaaaccttaacaaaggtttatttgcacattaagaaaacatgcaatgcaattaaaatatagaagaaataaatgtgcattgtccaaaaaagtaagcttctgattataaaatgacccaaagaCGTGCagcaccaatcagtaacttGAACAACTTCTTgatacagtttctttttggccaagttttccattctctccctgtgaacatgacaaaaaaggAGGGAATACTAAATCATGTCGACAGTTGTGttgggatgatattacatgagaaaagtttatCTATCGGAGAAAccgatctgaaagcaacacagaatgcctgagacctgcactacattatattctgtaatacttttgaaatgtcatgcGTCACCTGAGTTTTGTggttccttttacataaataaaaacatttccactataaactggtgcagaaactttcaccagaatgcttTAGAAGTGTTTAAAGATCAAAATGTCCTGGGGGAGGTACCCTACATCTCagcattgaggatatctttgAGGATCTTTTTGTCTTGCTCTCATGAACCTAATATTGCATATCCTGATGTCTcgcgagctaagtgtctcttcacacccctaacctgagcccctatgtccccaccacgtTTCAATACAAAGTGACGCACCTTGTTTTAGAGAGGCTGTTTCTCCTAGCTTGAAGTCTTTAGACATAGATAAACTAATTGCCACCTGATTCTACCTACATAAAACTGTAGGGTGTTCTCATCTAAGActcagcaagaaagaaaataaccttatttcccaaaatgatgAACAACCTTTAAGTCTGTCATTCTCATGATAAGTGGTGtccgtaatgaaagaaaaattatttgaaaaagtCCATGTACACTCACAAGATGTAAAAGCACAAATGCAGCACGGGGTCCACTATTTTGTTTAGTTCAGGtaatgaatatgaatattttatACAGTGTGATACACTGTTTGTGTTCCAGGCTGATGTGCAGGAGATCAGCGGCGAAGCCTACATCGCGTTTGGTATAATTCTGTTTTTCTGGGAGCTGCTACCTACAAGCTTAGTGGTGGTTTTCTTCAGAGTCCAGAGACCAAACCAAAACCTGGTAAAATGACACGTAGAAAGCACAAA encodes:
- the gpr137c gene encoding integral membrane protein GPR137C, with the translated sequence MFSAGEEVNSHLFTSLRESHGAAISPTLELSLTTIYTVLYSFLFVFVYLQLWLILHYGHKRFSYQSVFLFLCLLWAALRTTLFSFYFKNVVQANQLQPLAYWLLYCCPVCLQFFTLCLLNLYFIQVMFKAKAKYSPELTKYKVPLRLLFLCLSIFFLVVNLTCALFVQGALEHSDSPSDGGIRHAVLARVLINDSLFVLCAVSLAVCIFKIAKMSSANVYLESKGTSVCQATAIGAVVILLYTSRACYNLVVVALSPQDRPSPFNYGWYSVSDQADVQEISGEAYIAFGIILFFWELLPTSLVVVFFRVQRPNQNLAPGGMINSHSFSSRAYFFDNPRRYDSDDDLSRSINSRTDRASLLSTTPQLGASTWYGSIQPSATLTAGVASTQQPPSSTAPLLFAYGNIQGHHHHHHNYYSTPQNNYHHHHHNINVFKWLYGHRMKASAGYGPQV